One genomic window of Medicago truncatula cultivar Jemalong A17 chromosome 1, MtrunA17r5.0-ANR, whole genome shotgun sequence includes the following:
- the LOC25483970 gene encoding uncharacterized protein: MATRRFVLKVYVSAKHMTANVVDWQHRRVVASASTVEKSISDAFELGRSCNVKAAASIGEVLAMRLKTEEAGIGMGGGVHMDVEKEIEKKSVDTGPEVWAVVDALRKRGVKVFVENEYRVTKS, encoded by the coding sequence ATGGCGACGAGGAGGTTTGTTTTGAAGGTGTATGTATCTGCGAAGCACATGACGGCGAATGTAGTGGATTGGCAGCACCGGAGGGTGGTGGCGAGTGCGTCGACGGTGGAGAAATCAATAAGTGACGCGTTTGAGTTGGGGAGAAGCTGTAATGTTAAAGCGGCGGCGTCTATTGGGGAGGTGTTGGCGATGAGGCTGAAGACGGAGGAGGCGGGAATTGGAATGGGAGGTGGGGTCCACATGGATGTTGAGAAGGAGATTGAGAAGAAGAGTGTGGATACTGGACCTGAGGTTTGGGCTGTTGTTGATGCTTTGAGGAAGAGAGGTGTTAAGGTCTTCGTCGAGAATGAGTACCGTGTTACTAAATCGTAA
- the LOC25483971 gene encoding uncharacterized protein, with translation MGFSWPRPSFLKTRYYYYRIPYWFSFIDTTMAIALAPIHLRPRFIAYLSNSIANNTSSRIFHFRYNTTSRIFAFRYNSNTPSLQFPLPRSLSVMASSQDSSSTKTERVVIKGRVQGVWYRNWTVENARELGLKGWVRNRRDGAVEALFSGSVEAVQEMERRCRRGPPDAAVTGLEVFPCGDDDDPGTGFQRKPTV, from the exons ATGGGCTTTTCATGGCCCAGGCCCAGTTTTCTTAAAACAAGATACTATTACTATCGTATCCCTTACTGGTTCAGTTTTATTGATACAACAATGGCAATAGCATTGGCACCAATTCACCTGCGACCAAGATTCATTGCGTATTTGAGCAATTCTATTGCAAATAACACTTCTTCCAGAATCTTCCATTTCCGTTATAACACTACTTCTAGAATCTTTGCTTTTCGTTATAACAGTAACACCCCTTCTCTTCAATTTCCTCTTCCACGTTCACTTTCGGTTATGGCGAGTTCTCAAGATTCATCTTCAACCAAAACG gaGAGGGTGGTGATAAAGGGGAGGGTGCAAGGAGTATGGTATAGAAACTGGACAGTGGAAAATGCTAGGGAATTAGGGCTAAAAGGATGGGTTCGGAACCGGAGGGATGGGGCTGTGGAGGCTCTGTTCTCTGGTAGCGTCGAAGCAGTGCAGGAAATGGAGCGGAGGTGTCGTCGTGGTCCACCTGATGCTGCTGTTACTGGGCTTGAGGTTTTTCcatgtggtgatgatgatgatcctGGTACTGGTTTCCAACGCAAGCCAACTGTTTGA